A window of the Alkalidesulfovibrio alkalitolerans DSM 16529 genome harbors these coding sequences:
- the rpsJ gene encoding 30S ribosomal protein S10 encodes MATMTSDRIRIKLRAYDYRILDKAVAEIVDTARNTGAAIAGPIPLPTNIHKTTVQRSVHIDKKSREQFEQRIHKRLLDILEPTPQTVDALGKLSLPAGVDVEIKL; translated from the coding sequence ATGGCGACCATGACCAGCGATCGCATTCGCATCAAGCTCAGGGCATACGACTACCGCATTCTGGACAAGGCCGTGGCGGAGATCGTGGACACGGCGCGGAACACGGGGGCGGCCATCGCCGGACCCATCCCGCTGCCCACGAACATCCACAAGACCACGGTGCAGCGCAGCGTGCACATCGACAAAAAATCCCGGGAGCAGTTCGAGCAGCGCATCCACAAGCGCCTTCTCGACATCCTGGAGCCGACGCCGCAAACCGTCGACGCACTGGGCAAGCTTTCGCTGCCCGCCGGCGTTGACGTGGAAATAAAGCTCTAG
- the rplC gene encoding 50S ribosomal protein L3 — MATKLGILGRKLGMTRVFTEDGTVTAVTAVKAGPCPIVQIKDAEKDGYTALQVGFEDIPERLVNKPLKGHLAKAGKGLYRTLQEFRVDSLDGYELGQDLTVDMFKAGEVVKVTGTSKGKGFQGVMKRHHFSGLRDSHGAEKVHRSPGSIGNRTQPGRIFKNKRMPGHMGDRRVTIKNIEIFEILPEENVILVKGQVPGAKGGLVMIRKQD; from the coding sequence ATGGCGACGAAACTCGGAATTCTGGGCCGTAAGCTCGGCATGACCCGCGTCTTCACCGAAGACGGGACCGTCACCGCCGTGACCGCCGTCAAGGCCGGACCCTGCCCCATCGTGCAGATCAAAGACGCCGAGAAGGACGGATACACCGCCCTGCAGGTCGGCTTCGAGGATATCCCCGAGCGCCTTGTGAACAAGCCGCTCAAGGGCCACTTGGCCAAGGCCGGCAAGGGACTGTACCGCACCCTTCAGGAGTTCCGCGTGGACTCCCTCGACGGGTACGAACTCGGCCAGGACCTGACCGTGGACATGTTCAAGGCCGGTGAAGTCGTCAAGGTCACCGGAACGTCCAAGGGAAAAGGGTTCCAGGGCGTCATGAAACGGCACCATTTCTCCGGCCTGCGCGATTCGCACGGCGCCGAGAAGGTTCACCGTTCGCCCGGTTCCATCGGCAACCGCACGCAGCCCGGCCGCATCTTCAAGAACAAGCGCATGCCGGGTCACATGGGCGATCGCCGCGTGACCATCAAGAACATCGAGATCTTCGAGATCCTCCCCGAGGAGAACGTCATCCTGGTCAAAGGCCAGGTGCCGGGCGCCAAGGGCGGTCTCGTGATGATCCGCAAGCAGGACTAG
- the rplD gene encoding 50S ribosomal protein L4: MASVKIVDQNNVEVGSLELSPDVFGVDVRPELLNLVVRAQRASARSGTHKVKGRGEVSGGGKKPWRQKGTGRARVGSSRNPVWRGGGVAFGPTPRSYDIKVNKKVKSLALKMALTSKALGEKLTVVDRFDLPEIKTRLFADVVGKLGLRKALIVVGGPDKTLALSARNLPHVKVLEADQLSVLDVLTYPELVMVKEAVTSVEERLK, from the coding sequence ATGGCGAGCGTGAAGATAGTCGACCAGAACAACGTCGAGGTGGGAAGCCTTGAGCTTTCCCCCGATGTCTTCGGCGTGGACGTGCGTCCCGAACTCTTGAACCTCGTGGTTCGTGCGCAGCGTGCTTCGGCTCGCTCCGGAACCCACAAGGTCAAGGGACGGGGCGAGGTCAGCGGCGGCGGCAAGAAGCCGTGGCGTCAGAAGGGTACCGGCCGCGCCCGCGTCGGTTCCAGCCGCAACCCTGTCTGGCGCGGCGGCGGAGTGGCCTTCGGCCCCACCCCCCGCTCCTACGACATCAAGGTCAACAAGAAGGTCAAGAGCCTTGCCCTGAAGATGGCCCTGACCTCCAAGGCTCTGGGCGAGAAGCTGACCGTCGTGGACAGGTTCGACCTGCCCGAGATCAAGACCCGGCTTTTCGCCGACGTGGTTGGCAAGCTCGGCTTGAGAAAAGCCTTGATTGTTGTTGGCGGCCCTGATAAGACTCTCGCTCTTTCGGCCCGGAACCTTCCGCACGTGAAGGTGCTCGAAGCCGACCAACTGAGCGTTCTCGATGTGCTGACATACCCCGAGCTGGTGATGGTCAAAGAGGCCGTGACGAGCGTCGAGGAAAGGTTGAAGTAA
- the rplW gene encoding 50S ribosomal protein L23, translating to MDYTQILLKPAVSEKATFVKEVGGQVVFYVHDKANKIEIKKAVETAFAVKVTDVNVVRKSPSPRKKFGKVVGKVPGYKKAYVSLAEGDKIEFFEGV from the coding sequence ATGGACTACACGCAGATTCTCCTCAAGCCCGCCGTCTCCGAGAAGGCGACGTTCGTCAAGGAAGTGGGCGGTCAGGTGGTCTTCTATGTCCACGACAAGGCGAATAAGATCGAGATCAAGAAGGCGGTCGAGACGGCCTTCGCGGTCAAGGTCACCGACGTCAACGTCGTCCGCAAGAGCCCCTCGCCGCGCAAGAAGTTCGGTAAGGTCGTCGGTAAGGTGCCCGGATACAAGAAGGCCTACGTTTCGTTGGCCGAGGGCGACAAGATAGAGTTCTTCGAAGGAGTCTAG